The proteins below come from a single Tigriopus californicus strain San Diego chromosome 3, Tcal_SD_v2.1, whole genome shotgun sequence genomic window:
- the LOC131877593 gene encoding peroxiredoxin-6-like — translation MSHGKIYSNEVIQTEDDQFDDDPDMPRTQAKMGKKAPNFKANTTEGMIDLYEWLGDSWGVLFSHPAPFTPICTTEMGSIAKHYEAFKKRNVKLLGISCEDVNLLHDWAGDIKAYYGLEHFPVTLLADESRAVAYLYGLIEPTYRDNFSGIPYPCRGLFIIDPKKIIRMMSFHPWSIGRCTKEIIRSVDSLQLTDSFDNKVCTPADWEMGKSAMVDTSVTPNDINTMFQSGVITWFLPSGKPYMRTIGDPKKPEPRVGEAATNLNLIKLAYGSDSD, via the exons ATGAGCCATGGGAAAATCTATTCTAATGAAGTGATCCAAACAGAAGATGACCAGTTTGACGATGATCCGGATATGCCGCGAACCCAAGCCAAAATGGGAAAGAAGGCTCCAAACTTCAAGGCCAATACCACTGAGGGTATGATAGATCTCTATGAGTGGCTTGGCGACTCTTGGGGAGTATTATTTTCCCATCCGGCCCCTTTCACACCCATTTGTACCACAGAAATGGGTAGTATTGCAAAACACTACGAG GCTTTTAAGAAGCGAAATGTCAAACTCTTAGGGATCTCCTGTGAAGATGTGAACCTACTTCATGATTGGGCCGGAGACATCAAGGCCTATTATGgtttggaacattttccaGTCACCCTTCTGGCTGATGAATCGCGGGCAGTTGCTTATCT GTATGGACTAATCGAACCCACCTATCGAGATAACTTTTCCGGTATTCCTTACCCTTGTCGTGGTTTGTTCATCATCGACCCTAAGAAAATCATTCGGATGATGTCATTTCATCCTTGGTCCATTGGCCGTTGTACCAAGGAGATCATACGCTCCGTGGACAGTCTTCAACTCACGGACTCTTTTGACAACAAG GTCTGCACTCCCGCGGATTGGGAGATGGGCAAGAGTGCCATGGTTGATACAAGTGTAACTCCCAATGACATTAATACTATGTTCCAAAGTGGCGTGATCACGTGGTTCTTGCCCTCGGGTAAACCTTATATGCGCACCATTGGGGATCCAAAGAAACCGGAACCACGAGTGGGAGAAGCGGCAACGAATTTGAATCTCATCAAACTCGCCTATGGTTCTGACTCAGATTAA